In one Tripterygium wilfordii isolate XIE 37 chromosome 22, ASM1340144v1, whole genome shotgun sequence genomic region, the following are encoded:
- the LOC119990331 gene encoding uncharacterized protein LOC119990331, producing MVQQTIDSKFSEYGLGSTETNLPTHDKQLPVAVKKTPLKDLQNENRITVPGPVGYPALLKDRGPIVDTAKVSGSRIPSPECPLSPPWPQPAASNGANGQLVYVRRKPEAELGKSNTCDALSNNADCPHAKQLGDQEVTILPRTHVKEPNFACFPAVAPSPVATLMSSSGKPSVSVPLGNSNMRSATAESNYKSVASATVALGNLKGTTNLHWEERYHQLQLYLKKLDQSNQEEYVQMLRSISSVELSRLAVELEKRSIQLSLEEAKEVQRAAVLNVLGKSTKK from the exons ATGGTTCAACAAACAATAGACTCTAAATTCAGCGAGTATGGGCTGGGTAGTACTGAAACTAACTTGCCCACTCATGATAAGCAGCTTCCAGTTGCTGTGAAGAAGACACCATTGAAAGATTTGCAAAACGAGAATAGAATTACAGTGCCCGGTCCTGTAGGATATCCTGCATTACTGAAAGATAGAGGGCCCATTGTTGATACCGCTAAGGTATCTGGTTCCAGGATACCCTCACCCGAATGTCCTTTGAGCCCCCCTTGGCCTCAACCTGCAGCCAGTAATGGTGCAAATGGACAACTTGTCTATGTCCGTAGAAAACCTGAGGCAGAATTAGGTAAGAGCAACACTTGTGATGCTTTAAGCAATAACGCTGATTGCCCACATGCAAAGCAACTTGGTGACCAAGAAGTGACTATCCTACCAAGAACCCACGTCAAGGAGCCAAACTTTGCTTGCTTTCCAGCAGTTGCACCTTCACCAGTGGCTACCTTGATGAGCTCATCTGGAAAGCCGTCAGTTTCTGTTCCTCTTGGAAATTCTAATATGAGGTCAGCAACAGCAGAGTCCAATTACAAATCTGTTGCTTCCGCTACAGTAGCATTGGGTAATCTGAAGGGCACTACAAATCTGCATTGGGAAGAGCGATATCATCAATTGCAGTTATACTTGAAGAAATTAGACCAATCAAATCAAGAGGAGTACGTCCAAA TGCTTAGGTCAATTTCATCAGTCGAACTTAGTAGACTTGCTGTTGAGTTGGAAAAGAGGTCAATCCAGCTCTCGTTGGAGGAAG CAAAAGAAGTGCAACGTGCTGCAGTCCTAAACGTCTTGGGGAAATCTACAAAGAAATAG
- the LOC119991686 gene encoding ubiquitin domain-containing protein DSK2b-like: MEAEGDSSASKLGAGGSGEGEGVAINIRCSNGSKFTVRTTLESTVGAFKALLAQNCDIPAEQQRLIYKGRILKDDQTLESFGLQGDHTVHMVRGFAPASSAPPPATTVNAGTPNTAPGVTRGVGSNDGGGFGSADLGASLFPGLGLNAHGGGGASGLFGAGLPEFEQVQQQLTQNPNMMRDIMNMPAIQNLMNNPELMRSLVMNNPQMREIIDRNPELGHVLNDPGILRQTVEAARNPELMREMMRNTDRAMSNIESSPEGFNMLRRMYENVHEPFLNATTMAGNVGNNSGTNPLAALLGNQGGTQVRDASNNPSTDGSETTTGHTVPNSNPLPNPWNNTGGGTQGNTTTRSSPAGDARIPGVGGLGGLGLQGSESMFGVMPDTAQMNQLLQNPAVSEMMQSMLSNPQYMNQILNFNPQLRGMMDLNPQLREMMQNPEFLRQLSSPETMQQMLALQQSLMSQLNRQPSSQEPTQPGGTTGAPNNNGLELLMNMFGTLGAGGLTAQNQPDVPPEELYATQLSQLQEMGFFDTQENIRALRATSGNVHAAVERLLGNPGQ; the protein is encoded by the exons ATGGAAGCAGAGGGCGATTCGAGCGCCTCTAAACTTGGTGCTGGTGGCAGTGGTGAAGGAGAGGGAGTGGCGATTAACATACGGTGCTCCAATGGTTCGAAATTTACGGTGAGGACGACCCTTGAATCCACTGTTGGGGCTTTCAAGGCCCTGTTGGCGCAGAATTGTGACATACCAGCGGAGCAGCAGAGGCTCATTTACAAGGGTCGCATCTTGAAAGATGATCAAACCCTTGAAAGCTTTG GTTTGCAGGGTGATCACACTGTTCACATGGTCCGGGGTTTTGCACCTGCTTCGTCGGCACCACCTCCTGCTACCACAGTTAATGCTGGAACTCCAAACACTGCACCAGGTGTTACCCGAGGTGTTGGTTCTAATGATGGTGGgggctttggaagtgctgacCTTGGAGCATCATTGTTTCCTGGACTTGGCCTTAATGcacatggtggtggtggtgcatcTGGTTTATTTGGTGCTGGACTGCCGGAATTCGAACAAGTTCAGCAACAATTGACTCAGAACCCCAACATGATGAGAGATATAATGAACATGCCTGCCATACAGAATCTTATGAATAACCCTGAGTTAATGCGCAGCTTAGTTATGAACAATCCACAGATGCGTGAGATTATTGACCGAAATCCAGAGCTTGGACATGTACTGAATGATCCTGGTATTCTCCGTCAGACGGTGGAAGCTGCTAGAAACCCTGAACTCATGCGTGAGATGATGCGAAACACTGACAGGGCCATGAGTAATATTGAATCTTCTCCTGAGGGTTTCAATATGCTCAGGCGCATGTATGAAAATGTTCATGAACCATTTCTGAATGCCACAACAATGGCCGGAAATGTTGGAAATAACTCAGGTACAAACCCACTTGCAGCACTTCTGGGAAACCAAGGTGGCACACAAGTCAGGGACGCATCTAACAATCCTTCGACTGATGGTTCTGAAACAACTACTGGGCACACCGTTCCTAATTCAAACCCGCTTCCGAATCCTTGGAACAATACCGGTG GGGGGACACAGGGAAACACTACCACAAGGTCGAGCCCTGCTGGGGATGCAAGGATACCAGGTGTTGGTGGCCTTGGGGGACTTGGTCTTCAAGGGTCAGAAAGCATGTTTGGTGTCATGCCAGATACTGCTCAGATGAACCAATTATTGCAGAATCCGGCTGTGTCGGAGATGATGCAGAGTATGCTCTCCAACCCCCAGTACATGAATCAG ATACTTAATTTTAATCCTCAACTTCGCGGAATGATGGATTTGAATCCTCAATTGAGAGAAATGATGCAGAACCCTGAATTTCTTCGTCAGTTGTCTTCCCCTGAAACAATGCAG CAAATGCTTGCTTTACAACAGTCCCTTATGTCTCAACTCAATCGGCAGCCATCATCCCA GGAACCGACTCAGCCCGGTGGTACTACAG GAGCACCCAACAATAATGGGCTAGAGTTGTTGATGAACATGTTTGGCACTCTTGGAGCTGGTGGCTTGACAGCTCAAAACCAGCCTGATG TACCGCCGGAGGAACTCTATGCAACTCAGCTGTCTCAGCTACAAGAAATGGGCTTTTTTGACACCCAAGAGAACATTAGGGCTCTGCGAGCTACTTCCGGGAATGTCCATGCTGCAGTTGAACGCCTTTTGGGAAATCCTGGACAATGA
- the LOC119991245 gene encoding probable flavin-containing monooxygenase 1 has product MEKQIAIIGAGVSGLLACKYSVSKGFNPIVFESTSSIGGVWTKTLETTKLQTPKPAYQFSDFTWPDSVTEDFPNHHQVLDYLQAYARHFDLLKHIKFETKVVGIEYEGASDEEMQSWSLWNGNGDPFGSQGKWKIEVEDTSSLSTQVYHVDFVILCVGRFSGIPNIPEFPPTKGPEAFQGKVIHSVDYAAMDLKTATEFVKGKLVTVVGLQKSALDVAMECSTANGIEHPCTVLYKTEHWNVPDYLPWGVPLGYFYLNRFSELLVHKPGEGFLHSVLATILAPLRWGIAKFVESYIKSKLKLGKFGMVPEHSFVQDISACLISTVPEKFYDKVEDGSIILKKAPNFSFCREGIVIDGEDTPINTDLVILATGYRGDSKLKDIFVNQVFKDSIVGSPKAAVPLYRECIQPRIPRLAVIGYSESVSNLFTSEMRCRWLVELLDGKFKLPSIQDMEKDVSKWDEYYKQSSGPYYRRSGIGTLHIWYSDQLCKDMGWNPRRKKGFFAELFEPYGPMDYASQ; this is encoded by the exons ATGGAAAAACAGATAGCCATTATCGGAGCTGGTGTTAGTGGTCTTCTTGCCTGTAAATACTCTGTATCTAAAGGCTTCAATCCCATAGTCTTTGAGTCCACAAGCAGCATTGGAGGGGTGTGGACCAAAACTTTGGAAACCACGAAGCTCCAGACTCCAAAACCAGCCTATCAGTTCTCAGATTTCACATGGCCAGACTCAGTCACAGAAGATTTCCCTAACCATCATCAAGTCCTTGATTACCTCCAAGCGTATGCCCGCCATTTTGATCTGCTCAAGCACATCAAGTTTGAGACCAAAGTTGTTGGGATTGAATATGAAGGAGCTTCAGATGAAGAGATGCAATCATGGAGTCTGTGGAATGGCAATGGTGACCCCTTTGGCTCTCAAGGTAAATGGAAGATTGAAGTAGAAGATACCAGCAGCCTTTCCACTcag GTTTACCATGTGGACTTTGTGATTCTTTGTGTGGGAAGGTTTAGTGGAATTCCAAATATTCCAGAATTTCCTCCAACCAAGGGTCCTGAAGCATTTCAAGGAAAGGTTATACACTCCGTGGACTATGCTGCCATGGATCTCAAAACTGCTACTGAATTTGTCAAAGGAAAGCTAGTTACTGTTGTGGGATTGCAGAAATCTGCTCTTGATGTTGCAATGGAGTGCTCAACAGCAAATG GTATTGAACATCCATGCACAGTTTTATACAAGACTGAACACTGGAATGTCCCTGATTACCTTCCCTGGGGTGTGCCTTTGGGTTACTTTTACCTTAATCGGTTCTCCGAGCTTTTGGTTCATAAGCCCGGAGAAGGGTTTCTGCATAGTGTTTTAGCAACAATTCTTGCACCTTTG AGGTGGGGGATAGCGAAATTCGTTGAAAGCTATATTAAGAGTAAGCTGAAATTGGGCAAGTTTGGAATGGTGCCTGAACATAGCTTTGTTCAAGATATTAGTGCTTGTTTGATCTCAACAGTGCCTGAAAAGTTCTATGACAAAGTTGAAGATGGAAGCATCATATTGAAGAAGGCTCCAAATTTCAGCTTCTGCAGAGAAGGAATTGTGATTGATGGTGAGGATACACCCATCAATACAGATTTGGTCATATTGGCTACAGGATATAGGGGAGATTCAAAGCTGAAAGACATCTTTGTGAACCAAGTTTTCAAGGACTCCATTGTTGGATCCCCTAAAGCAGCAGTTCCCTTATATAG GGAATGCATTCAACCTCGGATTCCACGACTAGCAGTAATCGGATACTCAGAGAGTGTTTCCAACTTGTTCACATCAGAGATGAGGTGCCGGTGGCTGGTCGAACTTCTTGATGGCAAGTTTAAGCTACCAAGCATACAAGATATGGAGAAAGATgtctcaaaatgggatgaataCTATAAGCAATCATCAGGACCATACTACAGAAGATCAGGCATAGGTACTCTTCACATCTGGTACAGTGACCAATTGTGTAAAGACATGGGATGGAACCCCAGGAGAAAGAAAGGATTCTTTGCTGAGCTTTTCGAGCCTTATGGACCCATGGATTATGCATCACAATAA